The DNA sequence agtaggattgttgatgtagcacttctacttttacttgagtatatattttgctgggtaattgtacttttacttaagtaccaagcctcagtacttcctccaccactggtcctGCTGCAAGCGTCCAATAATTGTGCCCTGACCTCTAATTGCTGACTGGTGgcttgagagtgtgtgtgagtccgaCTTGAAGGGCTACAATTTCCTGGCTTATTATACCAAATGGCTAAGACTTAGGCAATTTAAGCACTTTTTCATAATTTGAACTGAACTTTtgtaacacaaaaaaatggTCCTTTCATAAGATTTTTCAGCATgaagcacttttttttaaataccttGTCGTCCAGTGTTAATAAGaacctttcctctctgtgtgtgttggtaggTTAACTGTGATGTCAAGTGTGCATTTTTGAgacatgtctcttttttttcttccctgcaTCTCATTGTATCTCAGCATCAAGCCCCACACTCTGACATTGAAGTTGCACACATGGTACAGATTTGTGATCAAATGtgtcaaacacagtggaaaataTTAATTGCCAAGTGGCGCTCCatcaaaaaataatttattgcCAAGACTGTGATGGCGTTCTTGCTTTTACGGGctctttttaaacattaaactTCCGACAGAGGTACGTGCAGTCTGTTCACAATTGCAGTTGCAGCTAATGGTTAACTGGGGCACTGCTGAACCATGGCCCCAGGAGGCGACAGTGCagagtagacacacacacacacgttatacAAGCATGTGAGGAGAGGTGAGCGTCTGTTCCAAACCTGATACCTTGTCTTTGACCATTTCCACACCGATCATCAGGCCTTTTCCGCGGACATCGCCAACGATCTCATACTTGTCCCTGAGTTTTGCCAGTTCTGTCATCAAGTAGGTGCCCACATGAAGACTGATCTGCTGCGTGCCTTCCTCTCTAATAACCTGTAaagaaatatattattataataaaaaaattaaatctgtGTGATTGGTGATTAGTGTAGTAAAGGTTGAAGTGTTCTTACATCAAGCACCGATGAAGCAACAGCACACGCAACAGGATTTCCTCCGAAGGTGTTGAAGTGAACTCCTTTGGCGAACGAGGCGGCaatttctggaaaaaaaaaacacacaaattaacaAGCTCACACCTCCAACCGCTGCAGAGTCATATTAAAAACCTCCAACCAAAAGCACATGCAGTACAAATGATTCATGATTTCCAGGTTTCTGTACCTGTAAAACTATGAAGGATTTCAGGGTGACGTGACATGAAAAAACAAGAAGCAAGAGTTGAGAGGGCACTATGGCAACCAGCTGTTTTGACAAACAATACCCAGTGATTGCACATCCACGGGGCTATGATGAGGATATAAGGACATTTTTATAGTGAGCAGCAACACATTAGATGTGCTCAAAGATATAGAAAAGGCCATTAACAGCCGAGGGGATGGCTGAGAGAGCTTCGGCTATTTGTTATTTCCTATATTACTCTCACCGGTCTCCAGCGGTGTTGTACTGATGGGAGTGATTGCACATCACAATCAATTCACATCTTTCAAATACTCAAAGCCACTACTGATGTTTCGTCTTTCAGATTTGGCAGAGAGCCTGGGTGAGTCACAGCCTGGGAATCAGCCATTCCATCTGCCCACACACTATACTGTATAATTCCTGCCTACCATCAGAACCTGCTTAAAATggtttacaaaataaaatgagaaaactGCCTCAGTTAACTGTACTTCATTATGTATAATTGCTAATACTGCGTCCAAATTATTGTCACAGGAAGATTATAAAGCTGTGTGAGTCACTGCTCCCTGGGAAACCAGCGGTCACCATCTTGCCAATTTAGAATAGCTGCTGTGAGGCTCTACGCATCAAGTTGCATCACTCATATGTGGATAATTACCGGCGTCTCACTTCATCACATGCTAGAACAATAATGAACTCATTCAAGTTCGACTTTTGCAAAACCAATTACTTTGATGGgaagcttcagaggaggaagaggaggactcACAAACCATGGCAGAAGTGTGAAGAAGCAGTGGGCGGAGTCTCCATCTTTGTTTACAATCGATGGTCAGGACACAGAGACCTTTACCTGAATCCAATCAGTTCATTCTTCAAagtgaaatgtgtgtttacaaGAAAGGGATGGACGGACCATCAACCCATAAACGAAATGACGAATGACAAATATTACATGATGcaccctccttttttttttagattaacTTATGCAAACAGGTGTATAAACACTGGTACTTATGTCTTGAAGTATTATCTTACCAGGTGTTGTTACAACAGCTCCCATTGGGAATCCATTACCAATGCCCTTTGCCATTGTAACCATATCAGGAACAACGTCATGACCTTGGAAACCCCAAAAGTGGCTTCCTGTTCGCCCGAACCCAGTCTGGACCTGCCAggtcatttttaaaattaaattcagGAAGGTCAAAGACAACACTGCAGTCCAGTGATGTTTAAGCATGCTTGAAGTCTTTCTCTCTTAAGGGTAAATAGTTATTTTGATGGTTGAAATATTGTATAAGTGCTCAACGCCTGTGTTAAGTGTTATCTGTGTAGGAATGAAAAGAGTTTAATCTCACTTCATCAGCGATGCAGAGTCCTCCTCGCTCTCTTACGAGTTTGTAAGCCTCCTTGAGGTAGTTTTTAGGGTACTGCACAGCTCCTCCTACTCCCTGTATAAAccagacacattcacaccccACAGTAACATCTTAACTTTCACAAATCTTCATCACAATGAACATGAGAAAtgatgacaaagacaaaaaaaagtctcttttaCCTGGATTGGCTCTCCAAAGAAAGCAGCAACTCTACTTGGAACACTGGTAGCAAATGTCTCTTTGAGCTGTCCAATGTAGTGCTCATTGGCCATGCAATGACCTGTgagaaaaagttaaaaaaatctaaagaaGCAATGAtcaaattatatatttaaagctTCATATGCTTATATTGTCCATTAAGTATATGCTTGTGGCTGACCATGTTGATGTAATATGTTCCTGCACTGTTGCTGTTGattgttttgtgtaaaaactAGTGTAGATATCACGCATTTCCTGGTATTTTCCTAAGCAAAGACACAGGTATGTTATTAAGGTTAAAAGGTTGAAGGGAGTCAATGATCGACAGTGGGAGACTTTGAACGCTGGTCAGTGCTAGAGAAAaaccctgtgtgtgcagcaaagaacaaactgtttaaaaaaaaactagactAATATTGTTGTTCCTTGTTCatgagaacatgtgtgtgtgtgtgtttgtttgtgtacctTCCGCACAGCTACACTCTCTGATGGTCTGCACAGGAGAATCCCTGCAGTGACTTCCTCCCCACGGGCCTCGGAACACATCAGGACACATGGTCTGTTTGTTGGACAGAAATCAAGTCACCTGGGTGAACccgacagcagctgctgtctaCAAAGGACTACAAAGCTATCATGAAACACTGGGTGGAAGTGTATTTCAAGAATCTATAGAATCCATACAATGGATTGTGAGTGGCACCACAATACACACATTTGTGCATCCTAAACCATTGGCGATGGGGTACTTGTATGCTGCGTTCGACGTGAGACCCATGGTCTGTGGGCTGCCACCATGATATGAGCCTctagagagaaaataaaaagaattatTTACAACTTTACAGAGACCTTAATCAAGCTGCTGAGTAGAAACTAGAGGTAGTTTCTTTAAACTGTGCctcttttctctgtgtctgAAAAGTTTGTTAACAGAGAAGGAACTTGTCAAACCACTAAAAACAGAACacttatgataaaaaaaagaaaaacttggACCTGAAAGTGATTATATCATAGTTGCCTGTGTGAAGCCGAGCCATCAGCATCGCCAGGTCATTGGCTTCTGAGCCACTGTTGGTTAGGTACACCACCTAGGCAGAGGGAAAGCATTTTAATCACAGCCTAACAGCCTTTCCCCCCAGGCGTTCAGTATAAAAATACACCATCATACCTTCAAAGGATCTGGGAGGTAGGAAGCCAGTTTCTCACAATACTCATGCAATGTGGGATAGACATAGATGTTAGTTGTATGCCACAgttttttcagctgctgttctgcagctgctgttactTTCCTGTGATTACAGATGTCAGAATTTCAATGCTAATGagcattaatttaaaaaaacaaaacaaatactgtGTACTGTGTTGACCTTACGGATGGCAGTGGCCCACACTGACAGTAGCCACACCAGCAAACAAATCAAGATATCGCCTCCCATCCACATCCCACAGCCACTGCATGTGTCCCTGGTGGATGAACACCGGATTCTTATAAGAGGTAACCTTCATGGTCATGGGGTTGCAATTTTGTTTACGGATCTCCATCATCCGCTCTTTAGACATGCCctggacaaaaacaaatatgtttcTTCATTGCATACCACAACATTGATGAATTTGTGGTggtttttattaaaaaacaaaattgtGCAGTGTTCTGCTCTTACCTTATACTCCTCTGGAATGAATTGGCATGGTGGCATCTCTGGCAGGTCTGTGTGGGGATATTTAAAAGCTGATTTCTGACATAAAGCACCTGTGAAACAAATGTGATTGCAGATCAGATACAGAGTTGGAAGAGGCAGATCACAGCTTGGCATTGACATTTCTGTGACATTTTGTAGCCATTCTTGCAACAAGCTGCCAGTGACATATGACTCAGAAGAAGTGATATCTTATTTTCATTAGTAATCAAAGTAAAAATTAGGTAAAAAATTACACATGCTTTTGATGTGTCTGTTGGTTTTACAGGTAACATCATTAAAATAGTAGTAGTTGACATTCAGATAACCTTAGGTCTCACATTGTGCAACATATGATAAATCAATGCAGAAATGAAGACATCACATTTGATGCAGCTGTCAAGTAAGGTGACATTTTAAAGATGTCTAGTGATATGTTTGTTGTTGGTCTTATTTCATTTATGTAAACTGCTGTAACATGGACGGACACCAGGTCAgtttaaataacacaaatatgACTATTTAGAGTGTgtaaaatgaacatttaaatcTGATTATAAATACCAACAgtagtggttgttttttgtcacaataatgtaataataattttcaaAACAATATATATGGCACATTGCAGAGTTATGGCTTTATTCATGTTTCTTTTCGGATAATTTTGGgctaaatctaaaaaaaaaaaagttagctAGCAGTTACAGAAAGTTACATTAGCATGCTAAAGTGCTTTGCTAAATTAAAATATAACGGTAATAAACTAAAGCTATTAAACACCTGTTTATTGCCTTAGTGTGCAACACACAAAGCCTATCTTGAACATACTCTCAGTTTGCACAagcagcacaaaacaaacaactactaactagctagctagccgtGGATTTTGCTCATCTCCATGGTAACTCACCACTTGCCAAGTGGAGTTTAGCCCAAGTGGGCCAAGAGCGGGACTGCTGTCCTGTTAAAAACGCACAGCGGCCACTCAGACAGGGTAAAACTTTATACATGTTGAGCACACAAGTGTCTCAGTTCTTCCAGCGTTAAAACACTCAGCAGCAACAAGCAGCAGCGCCAAAGAACCTTTGACACATAAATAGTGAGTTTGTAAAGGGGCGGGGACAGTGAGCTCTGATTGCACCAGAGTTACGCCGCCCCCATGACGTCAAACTACGTACGCGTCAACAgcgataaaaataaaaataaaaataaaaataaaaataaaaataaaaataaaaataaaaataaaaataaaaataaaaataaaaataaaaatatcgtTGTGATATCTAGTTGGAattttattttggcattttgTGGCCGAAGTTCCGCCATCTTCCTGTGGACCGGGAGGGGTCACGTGGGACCTGAGGGTGCGTTCAAGTTGGGACTAGGAAGttggtatttcctgttttcCAGAACAACATTGAAGCCGGAAGTAGTAGCCTGGACAAGTATCTCCTAAATACGTCCAATTTATAGTTTTGTATAAACAATTCTTCCAAATACCCTTTTTGACTGGCATAGTGAAAAATATGTATAATTTAAACAAGATCAAAATAtcctgcatgtttgtttttttaaataaggtcCCATGTTGGTCTACAGGACAATCACACAGAGGTAAtataacaataaacacaaaacaacagttCATTACCGCTTCGTATAAATTTATTATCAATATGATTTTATCTTTACTTTAAAGCTTTTCAAAAAAAGATGAGGGGTGTTTTAAATCTCATGTTTTCGTATAGCTGTACAGATACATATGCATGCATACAAAAAGCACAGTGCTGTACATCCAAGCATTACATTATTTTCCCTTCTAAAAAACTAAGGATCTGTGTAGAAATGCCATCTTATAGATATATAACAAATAGTTTCTGGAGTGAAAAATTCAGCAATACATTTGGACTGGTCTCACTTTGTTAGGAACCTCATGTTgtcgtatatatatatatacatacgtGTACATAGCAAGCAGCTTTATATTGTAGTGTTCTATAGGGAATATGCACACATATTAAACTGAAGCACAGTAAAACATGATGTTTTCTGCAATGTGATTTAACAAGCATCATTTTAACTGGTAAAAAAAGTGACTGATGATTTACGACACATGACAAAATAGAGTACCACATAATTTATTCAAGCTTATATTGTATTAAATCCTTATAAAGTTGAATGAAGATTGTTAATCAAAAATGATTTTGGATGTTCAAAAATCAGAGAACACCGCTGCACTgtgatcagaaaaaaaatctcttacAAGAGAAgaaattgaaaaataaataacagcaatCCCCTGACTTCAAACAATGGTTTTCACAACCATTGTTTGAATGAGTCATCCAGTGttagtgttttatttgtgtgtgtgtcagcctcgGCGTATAACACACACTTTGTAACGTCCCACACCTGCCTAGTGAGAGGGCTGGGCGAACATGGTGGCAGTGTCAACATAACCGCTCATCGCCTGAGCCTGAATGCAGCTTGTAGGCTTCTGTGGAGTTATAGTAGTGTAGCAGCTCTCTGTTGCTCCGTTTGTCTCCTGGTTGTCACAAAGGCACAtgtccacctcttcctccattacctctctgtgcagcagcagcacgttgTCAATGTCCACCCCCTTCACCTTGCTGTAGTCCTCCCCATGGCACAACTGGAGGCAGTCTTTTCCGTCATGGCGCTCTGAAGAAACCGGATGAAGAAGCACCCGATCTTCCTCATTCACCCTCTGGACTTCAACATACTCAGTGGACCGGAGACTGGACAGGTATGTACAGGCAGGTGCTTCTTTGTGGCTGATGTTGGAAATGTTGACATCGCTGTGAGCCTGGAGGTGCCACCGGGCATCCGTCTGGAGCAAGTGAGGTCGCTTGTTGCTTAAGCAGAACTTCCAGTAGTTTGATGAAGGAGTGTCTTTGATG is a window from the Parambassis ranga chromosome 12, fParRan2.1, whole genome shotgun sequence genome containing:
- the agxt2 gene encoding alanine--glyoxylate aminotransferase 2, mitochondrial isoform X1, whose translation is MYKVLPCLSGRCAFLTGQQSRSWPTWAKLHLASGALCQKSAFKYPHTDLPEMPPCQFIPEEYKGMSKERMMEIRKQNCNPMTMKVTSYKNPVFIHQGHMQWLWDVDGRRYLDLFAGVATVSVGHCHPKVTAAAEQQLKKLWHTTNIYVYPTLHEYCEKLASYLPDPLKVVYLTNSGSEANDLAMLMARLHTGNYDIITFRGSYHGGSPQTMGLTSNAAYKYPIANGLGCTNTMCPDVFRGPWGGSHCRDSPVQTIRECSCAEGHCMANEHYIGQLKETFATSVPSRVAAFFGEPIQGVGGAVQYPKNYLKEAYKLVRERGGLCIADEVQTGFGRTGSHFWGFQGHDVVPDMVTMAKGIGNGFPMGAVVTTPEIAASFAKGVHFNTFGGNPVACAVASSVLDVIREEGTQQISLHVGTYLMTELAKLRDKYEIVGDVRGKGLMIGVEMVKDKASREPLPAEAMVEIFEDVKDMGVLIGKGGVYGQTFRIKPPMCITKEDADFFLAVFNKSIHNYMEKR
- the agxt2 gene encoding alanine--glyoxylate aminotransferase 2, mitochondrial isoform X2 — protein: MYKVLPCLSGRCAFLTGQQSRSWPTWAKLHLASGALCQKSAFKYPHTDLPEMPPCQFIPEEYKGMSKERMMEIRKQNCNPMTMKVTSYKNPVFIHQGHMQWLWDVDGRRYLDLFAGVATVSVGHCHPKVTAAAEQQLKKLWHTTNIYVYPTLHEYCEKLASYLPDPLKVVYLTNSGSEANDLAMLMARLHTGNYDIITFRGSYHGGSPQTMGLTSNAAYKYPIANGLGCTNTMCPDVFRGPWGGSHCRDSPVQTIRECSCAEGHCMANEHYIGQLKETFATSVPSRVAAFFGEPIQGVGGAVQYPKNYLKEAYKLVRERGGLCIADEVQTGFGRTGSHFWGFQGHDVVPDMVTMAKGIGNGFPMGAVVTTPEIAASFAKGVHFNTFGGNPVACAVASSVLDVIREEGTQQISLHVGTYLMTELAKLRDKYEIVGDVRGKGLMIGVEMVKDKASREPLPAEAMVEIFEDVKDMGVLIGKGGVYGQISEMQ